Proteins encoded by one window of Nisaea sp.:
- a CDS encoding short-chain dehydrogenase/reductase produces MDLGLEGKSVLITGASKGIGLGCANVFAAEGCGVHLVARDGERLEQARDELVSAGATCTIHPVDLSAPGAVEALGGALPVPDIVVNNAGAIPGGDLQAIDEATWRAAWDLKVFGYINMTRTFYALMKEKGGGVIFNVIGLAGVKLDPKYIAGTAGNASLNAFTKAMGSNALADGMRVLGVNPGLVATDRLVTLLKTKAADEKGDADRWQDFLAGQPLGRAATVEEIADVVTFLCSPRAGWATGIVVDLDGGQTYR; encoded by the coding sequence ATGGATCTAGGACTTGAAGGTAAAAGCGTTCTGATCACCGGCGCATCGAAGGGAATTGGTCTCGGCTGCGCGAACGTGTTCGCGGCTGAGGGGTGCGGGGTACATCTGGTTGCCCGAGATGGAGAGCGGCTGGAGCAGGCGCGGGATGAGTTGGTCTCGGCAGGCGCCACCTGCACCATTCATCCTGTGGATCTGTCCGCCCCGGGTGCCGTGGAAGCGCTCGGCGGCGCACTGCCGGTGCCGGATATTGTCGTGAACAATGCGGGCGCCATTCCGGGCGGTGATTTGCAGGCCATCGACGAGGCCACCTGGCGGGCTGCCTGGGACCTTAAGGTGTTCGGCTATATCAACATGACCCGTACCTTCTATGCCCTGATGAAAGAGAAGGGCGGGGGCGTGATCTTCAATGTCATCGGTCTCGCGGGCGTGAAACTGGATCCGAAATACATCGCCGGCACCGCGGGCAATGCCTCGCTCAACGCCTTCACCAAGGCGATGGGCTCGAACGCGCTGGCGGATGGCATGCGCGTGCTTGGCGTCAATCCGGGACTGGTTGCGACAGACCGTCTTGTCACCCTGCTGAAGACCAAGGCTGCGGACGAGAAGGGCGATGCGGATCGCTGGCAGGATTTCCTGGCTGGCCAGCCTCTGGGCCGGGCCGCCACTGTGGAGGAGATCGCCGACGTGGTGACGTTCCTCTGCTCGCCGCGTGCGGGCTGGGCGACAGGGATCGTGGTCGATCTCGATGGCGGGCAAACCTACCGCTGA
- a CDS encoding 3'-5' exonuclease, producing the protein MHKNLRHDRVLVVDLELTCWDGLPPNGERPEIIEIGVAEIDLKRDEISRTVSMLTRPTASRISPFCNGFTGITDEMIEADGIPFEDACRQLRKTYGSTSKLWVGWGSDDALLDTEVQAKGAIDPASHCYLDLCQVQEYVLAGGRRISLDEALKVMKLERAGTAHRALGDAIDTARLFLAWRERFGLGALPHEHFD; encoded by the coding sequence ATGCATAAAAACCTGCGCCATGACCGGGTGCTGGTCGTCGATCTTGAGCTGACCTGCTGGGACGGGCTGCCGCCCAACGGTGAGCGTCCGGAGATCATTGAGATCGGTGTTGCCGAGATTGACCTGAAGCGGGACGAGATCAGCCGTACAGTTTCCATGCTGACCAGACCCACCGCCTCCCGCATTTCCCCGTTCTGCAACGGTTTCACAGGCATTACGGATGAAATGATAGAGGCTGATGGGATTCCTTTCGAGGATGCCTGCCGGCAATTGCGCAAGACCTACGGGTCGACGTCAAAACTCTGGGTCGGTTGGGGCAGCGACGATGCGCTGCTCGATACCGAGGTTCAGGCAAAGGGCGCCATCGATCCGGCCTCGCACTGCTACCTCGATCTCTGCCAGGTCCAGGAATATGTCCTGGCCGGGGGACGCCGGATTTCTCTCGACGAAGCATTGAAAGTGATGAAGCTGGAGCGGGCCGGAACGGCGCATCGAGCTCTCGGCGACGCTATCGATACGGCCCGCCTGTTTCTGGCCTGGCGGGAGCGGTTCGGTCTCGGCGCCTTGCCGCACGAGCACTTCGACTGA
- a CDS encoding gamma-glutamylcyclotransferase family protein — protein MKVIPYFFFGTLMDPDVLSLVLGRDPGRLSTVATLSGFARVRVEGEPYPALVEAPDGQVEGLLLRDYGREDDQRIRFFEDFDFAIEQCSVETASGPARALYCGAVRNIAPMDITWSYADWVRDEKDRFLKVAGIYMAGFGVLDPEAADRLWLNTVREIYGS, from the coding sequence ATGAAAGTTATTCCGTACTTCTTTTTCGGTACCCTGATGGATCCGGACGTGCTCTCCCTTGTCCTAGGTCGTGATCCGGGACGGCTCTCGACGGTGGCAACCCTGTCCGGCTTTGCCCGTGTTCGGGTAGAAGGCGAGCCTTATCCAGCCCTGGTCGAAGCTCCCGATGGGCAGGTCGAAGGCCTTCTCCTGCGTGACTATGGGCGTGAGGACGATCAGCGCATCCGGTTCTTCGAGGATTTCGATTTCGCCATTGAGCAATGTTCAGTCGAGACCGCATCGGGGCCGGCGAGGGCTCTCTATTGCGGCGCCGTGCGGAATATCGCGCCGATGGATATCACCTGGTCCTATGCGGATTGGGTCCGTGACGAGAAAGACCGGTTCCTGAAGGTCGCCGGGATCTATATGGCCGGCTTTGGCGTGCTTGACCCTGAAGCGGCGGATCGTCTCTGGCTCAATACGGTCAGGGAAATCTACGGGAGCTGA
- a CDS encoding acetamidase/formamidase family protein, producing the protein MLKSSPDTVHWGFFDADLTPALTISSGEEVTIQSISGDTPVLPGDGYTVLPEHQAVIDEVRPGLPGHILTGPVYVEGAKPGHVLQVDILDVKVRQDWGFNYSAPLKGALPDDFDEITLSIIAIDTERNIGRLPWGLELPLHPFFGVMGVAPPPVWGRVSTIQPRANGGNLDNKELVAGTTLYLPVFVEGALFSAGDGHGAQGDGEVCVTAIETALEGRFRLTVRDDMSLTLPRAETPDHFITMAFNEDLDEAGRDALRQMLDLITARTSRTRAEAYMLCSLAADLRVTQMVNGNKGIHVMLAKHLLADAS; encoded by the coding sequence ATGCTCAAGAGCAGTCCGGATACGGTGCATTGGGGATTCTTCGATGCAGATCTTACTCCGGCCTTGACGATTTCCTCGGGCGAGGAGGTCACCATCCAGTCGATCTCCGGTGACACGCCGGTCTTGCCGGGTGATGGCTACACCGTTCTCCCCGAACATCAGGCCGTTATCGACGAGGTGCGCCCGGGACTGCCTGGCCATATTCTGACCGGCCCGGTCTATGTCGAAGGCGCCAAGCCCGGACATGTGCTGCAGGTCGACATTCTCGACGTGAAGGTCCGGCAGGATTGGGGCTTCAATTACAGCGCGCCGCTCAAGGGCGCGTTGCCGGATGACTTCGACGAGATCACCCTTTCCATCATCGCCATCGATACCGAGCGGAATATCGGTCGCCTGCCGTGGGGGCTTGAGCTGCCGCTGCATCCGTTTTTCGGCGTAATGGGCGTTGCGCCGCCGCCGGTATGGGGCCGGGTCAGTACCATTCAGCCGCGCGCGAACGGCGGCAATCTGGACAACAAGGAACTGGTGGCGGGCACAACCCTCTACCTGCCTGTCTTTGTCGAGGGAGCGCTGTTCTCCGCTGGTGACGGGCACGGCGCCCAGGGTGACGGCGAAGTCTGCGTGACAGCCATCGAAACCGCTCTTGAGGGCCGCTTCCGCCTGACGGTGCGGGATGACATGAGTCTGACCCTGCCGCGCGCCGAAACGCCGGATCATTTCATTACCATGGCCTTCAACGAGGACCTGGACGAAGCGGGCCGGGACGCGTTGCGTCAGATGCTCGATCTGATCACGGCCCGTACGAGCCGTACCCGAGCCGAAGCTTACATGCTGTGCAGCCTGGCCGCGGACCTTCGGGTCACGCAAATGGTCAACGGAAACAAGGGGATCCATGTTATGTTGGCCAAACACCTGCTGGCGGATGCCAGCTGA
- a CDS encoding DUF2062 domain-containing protein, with amino-acid sequence MINPLSRLLRYRLVIPILRGTGLPDYTARGVGIGVAVSLTPLVGVQMPIVVGIWSLIRLMRPSWTFNLVVALAWTWATNVFTVPIVYYVFLQTGNLMLGRWENLSAFGHFSERLDAILSLDVSGVTAVWTYLTAMLNEWGLPLFVGCVPWMIVGGWIGYRWSHIYIERFKVARRERQDRKAARKQAAALKAGQPAADNHH; translated from the coding sequence ATGATAAATCCTCTCAGCCGCCTTTTGCGTTACCGGCTCGTCATTCCGATCCTCCGTGGGACGGGGTTGCCGGACTATACGGCGCGGGGTGTCGGTATCGGTGTCGCGGTGTCTCTGACGCCGCTGGTCGGTGTGCAAATGCCGATTGTGGTAGGTATCTGGTCGTTGATCAGGCTGATGCGCCCGTCCTGGACCTTCAATCTGGTCGTGGCGCTCGCCTGGACTTGGGCGACCAACGTCTTCACAGTCCCGATCGTCTATTATGTTTTCTTGCAGACCGGGAATCTGATGCTCGGCCGCTGGGAAAACCTGTCGGCATTCGGCCATTTTTCCGAGAGACTGGATGCAATTCTGAGTCTGGACGTCTCAGGAGTTACGGCTGTCTGGACCTATCTGACGGCGATGCTGAACGAATGGGGCCTGCCTCTGTTCGTCGGCTGCGTGCCTTGGATGATCGTTGGCGGCTGGATAGGGTATCGTTGGAGCCATATCTACATCGAGCGCTTCAAGGTCGCGCGACGCGAGCGACAGGATCGGAAGGCCGCACGCAAGCAGGCGGCGGCGCTCAAAGCCGGCCAACCGGCCGCTGACAATCATCATTGA
- the phnX gene encoding phosphonoacetaldehyde hydrolase: protein MSNADNHVKAVIFDWAGTIVDHGSRAPMGVFQRAFAAFDVEISIDEARAPMGLPKWDHIKAVGTQPRIAEAWQQAHGAAFSDNDVDRIYEIFVPMNVDVVPDFADIIPGALDTVAALRGRGMKIGSTTGYNREIMERLVPIARDRGYAPDNIVCAGDLAHGRPTPLMMYKCFLDLDVWPASACIKVDDTEPGIAEGNAAGCWTVGVTVSGNAFGLSLEETEALDEAAFAEKKRQAEKTLRSCNPHYLIDSVASLLDVVDDIEARLAKGERP, encoded by the coding sequence ATGTCCAACGCCGACAATCATGTCAAAGCCGTCATTTTCGATTGGGCCGGAACCATCGTCGATCATGGTAGCCGGGCACCGATGGGAGTATTCCAGCGGGCGTTCGCCGCGTTCGATGTCGAGATCAGCATCGATGAAGCGAGGGCCCCGATGGGCCTGCCGAAATGGGATCACATCAAGGCCGTCGGCACTCAGCCGCGTATCGCTGAAGCGTGGCAACAAGCCCACGGGGCTGCATTCTCCGACAACGATGTCGACCGGATCTACGAGATCTTCGTGCCGATGAATGTCGATGTGGTTCCGGACTTCGCCGATATCATTCCGGGCGCACTCGACACGGTCGCGGCTCTGCGCGGACGGGGCATGAAGATCGGCTCCACGACCGGGTACAACCGCGAGATCATGGAAAGGCTGGTGCCGATCGCGCGGGATCGAGGCTACGCGCCGGACAACATTGTTTGCGCCGGCGATCTGGCGCATGGCCGCCCAACTCCGCTGATGATGTACAAGTGTTTCCTGGATCTCGATGTCTGGCCGGCCTCGGCCTGCATCAAGGTGGACGACACCGAGCCGGGAATTGCCGAAGGCAACGCGGCCGGTTGCTGGACTGTGGGTGTGACAGTTTCCGGCAATGCCTTTGGACTGTCTCTGGAAGAAACCGAAGCGCTGGACGAAGCCGCATTCGCGGAGAAGAAGCGCCAGGCCGAAAAGACGCTGCGCAGCTGCAATCCGCACTATCTGATCGACAGCGTCGCATCGCTCCTCGACGTGGTGGACGATATCGAGGCACGGCTGGCCAAAGGCGAGCGTCCCTAG
- a CDS encoding TIGR03364 family FAD-dependent oxidoreductase, with product MGHSYDLAIVGAGICGLASALAAAKRGKRVVIIDRDAQSNGASVRNFGFVTVTGQKQGETWERAYKSASIWRDIAPKAGIPVLHDGLLVTAQRPEAVGVLEEFAATEMGRDCTLLTAEQTKAKAPMLGQKAVLGGLWSPHEARVEPRQALPRLAQYLEASCGVEFRWSTAVTGVSAETVATTTGTIRAESVIVCPGPDIATLYPERLASYNLRLCKLQMLRVAPQPPEWKLPGAIMSDLSLVRYEGYTGCAASKVLRARLEREQPQWLAHGIHLIVVQGADGSLVVGDSHHYATTPDPFAPAVVEDLIMEEAGRMLQLANPRVIERWTGIYPSAPDRTAFIDTPEDGVRLLVVSSGTGMSTAFALGEETIASLYGAAA from the coding sequence ATGGGACACAGCTACGATCTGGCGATCGTCGGCGCGGGAATTTGTGGTCTTGCGAGTGCGCTCGCGGCCGCAAAGCGCGGCAAGCGCGTCGTGATCATTGACCGGGACGCGCAATCGAATGGAGCGTCCGTCCGCAATTTTGGTTTCGTGACGGTCACGGGGCAGAAACAGGGCGAGACATGGGAGCGGGCTTACAAATCGGCGTCGATCTGGCGTGATATCGCTCCCAAGGCCGGCATACCGGTACTGCATGACGGATTGCTTGTGACGGCCCAAAGGCCGGAAGCGGTTGGGGTTCTCGAAGAATTCGCCGCCACCGAGATGGGGCGCGACTGCACCCTTCTGACGGCCGAACAGACCAAAGCGAAGGCGCCAATGCTGGGGCAGAAGGCTGTGCTTGGTGGCTTGTGGAGCCCGCATGAAGCGCGGGTCGAGCCGCGTCAGGCCCTGCCGCGGCTGGCGCAGTATCTGGAAGCCAGCTGTGGCGTTGAATTCCGCTGGTCGACGGCGGTGACCGGTGTTTCGGCGGAAACGGTGGCGACCACGACGGGGACGATCCGGGCCGAGTCGGTGATTGTCTGCCCCGGTCCCGATATCGCGACGCTCTATCCGGAACGGCTGGCATCCTACAATCTCAGGCTCTGCAAGCTGCAGATGCTGCGGGTCGCGCCGCAGCCGCCGGAATGGAAATTGCCGGGCGCGATCATGTCGGATCTCAGCCTGGTGCGCTACGAAGGCTATACCGGCTGCGCGGCCTCGAAGGTGCTGCGCGCGCGGCTGGAGCGGGAACAGCCGCAATGGCTGGCGCACGGCATCCACCTGATCGTGGTGCAGGGGGCGGACGGCTCTCTCGTCGTCGGAGATTCACACCATTATGCAACGACGCCGGATCCATTCGCGCCAGCGGTGGTGGAGGATCTGATCATGGAGGAAGCCGGCCGGATGCTGCAGCTCGCGAACCCCAGGGTGATCGAGCGCTGGACCGGCATCTACCCGTCCGCACCGGACCGCACCGCTTTCATCGACACGCCGGAGGACGGTGTTCGGCTGCTGGTCGTCTCCAGCGGTACTGGCATGAGCACCGCCTTTGCCCTCGGCGAGGAAACCATTGCCTCGCTCTACGGGGCCGCAGCTTAA
- a CDS encoding PAS domain-containing protein, producing the protein MQLETEEVLGDATLIAMYAYWTDIKGGNDIPLRRDLDPAEIGPKLLPYSLLTDVDTSLRTVRHRVVGTNFTDFFGSDITGKDLSSVLSGNYLDFILGLYTLACERRAPVVAHSKFMWDQGRLLKTSRLIMPLSKDGSRTDMCLTCQIFEAGEGANHPRVFIVADDAWEDVSGKFSYLSVDPA; encoded by the coding sequence TTGCAATTAGAGACGGAAGAGGTTCTGGGCGACGCAACGCTGATCGCGATGTACGCCTACTGGACCGACATAAAGGGCGGGAATGATATCCCGCTTCGGCGCGATCTTGATCCGGCAGAGATCGGGCCGAAGCTTTTACCTTACAGCCTGTTGACCGACGTGGACACAAGCCTCCGGACGGTGCGTCACCGCGTGGTCGGCACGAATTTCACGGATTTTTTCGGCAGCGATATCACGGGAAAGGATCTTTCCAGTGTTCTCAGCGGGAATTACCTGGATTTCATCCTCGGCCTTTACACGCTGGCGTGCGAGCGCCGGGCGCCCGTTGTTGCGCACAGCAAATTCATGTGGGACCAGGGCCGCCTCCTGAAGACGTCCCGGCTTATTATGCCGCTGTCGAAAGACGGCTCCCGCACGGATATGTGCCTCACCTGCCAGATCTTCGAGGCGGGTGAGGGGGCCAACCACCCACGGGTTTTCATCGTCGCAGATGATGCCTGGGAAGATGTCTCCGGGAAATTTTCCTATTTAAGCGTCGATCCCGCCTGA
- a CDS encoding TIGR01244 family sulfur transferase, giving the protein MPLGEPLVGRLPNSIKAGGLNPMDFKQISENYAAKGQVLQQEMSEIAGLGFKLIINNRPDGEEMGQPEDAELKAAAEAAGLSYVFIPITLPTLSPELVTQHHAAMEAAGGPVFAFCRSGTRSTILWALTQVCFHGKSIAEVTSAAAREGYDLSGMAPLLEGYREALAG; this is encoded by the coding sequence ATGCCGCTGGGTGAACCTCTGGTGGGGCGTCTCCCGAATTCAATAAAAGCAGGAGGGTTGAACCCGATGGATTTTAAGCAGATCAGCGAAAACTATGCCGCAAAAGGCCAGGTTCTCCAGCAGGAAATGAGTGAGATTGCGGGACTCGGGTTCAAGTTGATTATCAACAATCGCCCCGACGGCGAGGAAATGGGGCAGCCGGAAGATGCCGAGCTCAAGGCCGCCGCGGAAGCCGCGGGCCTGTCCTATGTTTTCATCCCGATAACCTTGCCGACATTATCTCCGGAACTGGTCACGCAGCATCATGCGGCGATGGAGGCGGCTGGCGGGCCGGTTTTTGCGTTTTGCCGCAGCGGGACCCGCTCGACAATCCTGTGGGCCCTTACGCAGGTGTGTTTTCACGGAAAATCCATCGCTGAAGTGACATCTGCGGCCGCACGGGAGGGCTACGATTTGTCCGGCATGGCGCCGTTGCTGGAGGGCTATAGGGAAGCACTTGCTGGATAG
- a CDS encoding pentapeptide repeat-containing protein produces MTSGSLDQHLLQEDAQKFMGAYLAEHKKWLQRKPGGKQCDLSRLDLNGIDLTNALLARAILVGTQLQNATLEGADLSESDMFGAKLQGANLKRAKLKRTILRGVNLKNADLSHANLEDADFRGGLVLGNSPDERLGMEQSDLSECLMDFARGQRAKLSNVDLSGASLREANLKGAELFGSDLSNVDLTGANLEDADLSDTRLTNAKLERTILKGARLANSMVSEDALAKAEIDSDALDQINNLKLSIDLDTTGDFKSLPPELRTALAQHFEWLQSNGVRGSRATIKSMSLRKLKLRRQNLTGVALYSCDLSDADLSFANLVLADLEKCNLMNANLAGALMFGTNLKGAFMSGADLSNAHVGAMPIFGADGKRTGKVRKTDMSAANLNNVKFEGVDMNGIVK; encoded by the coding sequence ATGACCTCAGGGTCACTAGATCAGCATCTTCTGCAGGAGGATGCCCAAAAATTCATGGGCGCCTATCTTGCCGAGCACAAAAAATGGCTCCAGCGAAAGCCCGGAGGCAAGCAATGCGACCTGTCCCGCCTGGATTTAAACGGCATTGACCTCACGAACGCTTTGCTCGCCCGCGCCATTCTGGTTGGCACCCAACTGCAGAATGCCACGCTTGAAGGCGCCGACCTCAGCGAATCAGACATGTTCGGCGCGAAACTGCAGGGCGCCAACCTAAAGCGCGCGAAACTGAAGCGCACAATCCTGCGCGGGGTTAATCTGAAGAATGCGGATCTGTCTCATGCGAATCTGGAAGACGCGGACTTCCGGGGTGGGCTGGTGCTTGGAAACTCCCCCGACGAACGCCTCGGCATGGAGCAAAGCGATCTGAGCGAATGCCTTATGGATTTCGCCCGCGGACAACGCGCCAAACTTTCAAATGTCGATCTCAGCGGCGCAAGCCTGCGGGAAGCGAACCTGAAGGGCGCGGAGCTGTTCGGCTCGGACCTGTCGAATGTCGATCTGACCGGCGCCAATCTCGAAGATGCGGATCTTTCCGATACCCGGCTGACGAACGCCAAACTTGAGCGGACGATCCTTAAAGGTGCCCGCCTGGCAAACAGCATGGTCAGCGAAGACGCGCTGGCAAAAGCGGAAATCGATTCGGATGCGCTCGACCAGATCAACAACCTGAAACTCAGCATCGATCTGGATACCACTGGCGACTTCAAGTCCCTGCCGCCGGAACTGCGCACCGCCCTCGCACAGCACTTCGAATGGCTGCAATCGAATGGCGTCCGCGGGTCCCGCGCGACCATAAAGTCGATGTCGCTGCGGAAACTGAAGCTGCGCCGGCAAAACCTGACCGGAGTGGCATTATATTCCTGCGATCTGAGCGATGCGGACCTGTCCTTCGCAAATCTGGTGCTGGCGGATCTCGAGAAGTGCAACCTGATGAATGCAAACCTGGCAGGCGCGCTGATGTTCGGCACCAATCTCAAAGGCGCTTTCATGAGCGGCGCGGACCTGTCGAACGCCCATGTTGGCGCAATGCCGATTTTCGGGGCCGACGGCAAGCGGACCGGGAAAGTGCGCAAGACCGATATGAGCGCGGCGAACCTCAATAATGTGAAGTTCGAAGGCGTCGATATGAACGGTATCGTGAAGTAA
- a CDS encoding pentapeptide repeat-containing protein, whose protein sequence is MTVAFDNTEFKSLPEEFMAAVKSHHTFLTGRPGGLRLKNDDLDASHCRLDYMSLIQTILPCAEFSESSCIGTDFSEADLYGSNFAWANLQGAIFNKTDVRGSNFVMADLTGATMTNADLRPGQIVRWSGNSGDGPVNTNLDSANLSDANLKGADLEDANLKNVRAIGTMFADDDMHATNMAGAILDGADLSGSKLRGAVLAGASVKGTNLSNCDLSGANLRNVDLSKATLHNTNLDGAITLENAADLPDDIAEIIRQHSQWIISDGEIGERADFGGMDLKNLALTGCDLRGATFAKAQLEGTQFNQCELMLVNFAGAELNRASFVGATLRGTNFAKASLVEAKFLGARLEVAEIYNAQQQRTGKSIPVIFNGAVLQGTDFSRAKISGANFTDSIQFGTIWTHAKIENCTGILG, encoded by the coding sequence ATGACCGTGGCATTCGACAACACTGAGTTCAAATCGCTTCCCGAAGAGTTTATGGCGGCGGTTAAATCGCACCATACCTTTCTCACGGGGCGTCCAGGTGGATTGCGCCTGAAGAACGACGATCTCGACGCATCTCATTGTCGTCTCGACTATATGTCCCTGATACAAACCATCCTGCCATGTGCCGAGTTTTCCGAGAGTTCATGCATAGGGACCGACTTCAGCGAGGCAGACCTGTACGGATCGAATTTCGCCTGGGCAAATCTGCAAGGCGCGATTTTCAATAAAACGGATGTCCGAGGCTCCAATTTCGTCATGGCCGACCTTACCGGCGCCACGATGACGAACGCCGATCTCCGGCCCGGTCAGATCGTCCGCTGGTCCGGCAATAGCGGTGATGGTCCCGTCAACACGAACCTCGACAGCGCCAACCTGAGCGATGCCAACCTGAAGGGCGCCGACCTTGAGGACGCGAATCTGAAAAACGTCCGCGCGATCGGAACCATGTTTGCCGATGATGACATGCACGCAACGAACATGGCCGGCGCGATCCTGGATGGCGCCGACCTGTCCGGCTCCAAATTGCGTGGCGCTGTGCTTGCCGGTGCATCCGTCAAGGGAACCAATCTGAGCAACTGCGATCTCTCCGGGGCAAACCTGCGCAATGTGGACCTGTCGAAGGCGACCCTCCACAACACCAACCTCGACGGCGCCATCACATTGGAGAACGCCGCGGATCTTCCGGACGACATCGCTGAAATCATCCGGCAGCATAGCCAGTGGATTATCTCGGACGGCGAAATCGGTGAACGGGCCGACTTCGGCGGAATGGATCTGAAGAACCTCGCATTGACCGGCTGCGATCTGCGCGGTGCTACGTTCGCCAAAGCGCAGCTCGAAGGTACGCAATTCAATCAGTGCGAATTGATGCTGGTGAATTTCGCCGGAGCGGAACTGAACCGAGCAAGCTTCGTCGGGGCAACATTGCGCGGAACGAATTTCGCCAAAGCGAGTCTGGTCGAAGCCAAGTTCCTCGGTGCCCGGCTTGAGGTCGCTGAAATCTACAATGCACAGCAACAGCGCACCGGCAAATCAATCCCCGTGATATTCAACGGCGCAGTGTTGCAGGGCACCGATTTCTCCCGGGCCAAGATATCTGGCGCTAACTTTACCGATTCGATACAGTTCGGAACGATTTGGACTCATGCGAAAATCGAGAATTGCACCGGCATTCTCGGTTAG
- a CDS encoding imelysin family protein, with product MRTKSLAKMAVAAFAIAGGLSAATVQADDMSAKKDIIKTYSNIAAAAYGDSLAGAKKLQSAIAALVAKPTDATLNGARSAWIEAREPYQQTEAYRFGNAIVDDWEGKVNAWPLDEGLIDYVQTDIYGAESDGNPYYTANVIANPKPTIAGKVLDATNIDRSLVRSLHEIDEIESNVATGYHAIEFLLWGQDLNGTGPGAGTRPASDFDTNNCTNGNCARRAAYLTTATDMLVDELAWMTAQWADGGAARTGLVDGDADKGIATILTGMGSLSYGELAGERMKLGLMLHDPEEEHDCFSDNTHRSHYNDALGIRNVYLGEYKRTDGSVVKGASLSAFVSGKDSSADKELRAALDATMNKMTSLSDTAEKGERYDQMLAEGNTRGNEIVQAAVDALTVQTRSIERVVAALGLSALEFEGSDSLDNPGAVFQ from the coding sequence ATGCGAACGAAATCACTGGCAAAAATGGCGGTTGCGGCCTTCGCAATCGCAGGCGGTCTTTCCGCCGCGACGGTCCAAGCAGACGACATGAGCGCGAAGAAAGACATCATCAAAACCTATTCAAACATCGCGGCCGCCGCCTACGGGGACTCCCTGGCTGGCGCCAAGAAACTCCAGAGCGCTATCGCAGCGCTCGTCGCCAAGCCGACTGACGCTACCTTGAACGGTGCCCGCAGCGCCTGGATCGAGGCCCGCGAGCCTTATCAGCAGACCGAGGCTTATCGCTTCGGCAATGCCATCGTGGACGATTGGGAAGGCAAGGTGAATGCCTGGCCGCTGGATGAAGGCCTGATCGACTACGTGCAGACCGACATCTACGGCGCCGAGTCGGATGGTAACCCCTATTATACCGCCAATGTGATCGCCAACCCGAAGCCGACCATCGCCGGAAAGGTGCTGGACGCCACGAATATCGACCGATCGCTCGTCCGGTCGCTGCATGAGATCGACGAGATCGAGTCCAATGTCGCGACCGGCTATCACGCCATCGAATTCCTGCTCTGGGGCCAGGATCTGAACGGCACCGGGCCTGGCGCCGGCACCCGTCCGGCCTCGGATTTCGATACGAATAACTGCACCAACGGGAACTGCGCGCGTCGCGCTGCCTACCTCACCACAGCGACCGACATGCTCGTCGATGAACTGGCATGGATGACGGCACAGTGGGCCGATGGTGGCGCCGCGCGCACCGGCCTTGTCGATGGAGACGCAGACAAGGGCATTGCCACCATTCTTACCGGCATGGGCAGCCTCTCTTACGGCGAGCTGGCCGGCGAACGGATGAAGCTCGGCCTGATGCTGCACGATCCCGAGGAAGAGCATGACTGCTTCAGCGATAACACCCATCGCTCGCACTACAACGACGCCCTCGGTATCCGGAACGTTTATCTCGGCGAATACAAGCGGACCGACGGGTCTGTCGTGAAAGGTGCGAGCCTCTCCGCTTTCGTCTCCGGCAAGGACAGCAGCGCGGACAAGGAACTGCGCGCCGCTCTCGATGCCACCATGAACAAGATGACCTCCCTCTCCGACACTGCGGAAAAAGGGGAGCGTTATGACCAAATGCTTGCGGAAGGAAACACACGGGGGAACGAGATCGTTCAGGCCGCTGTGGATGCCCTTACCGTGCAAACCAGGTCGATCGAGCGCGTCGTCGCAGCGCTCGGTCTGTCAGCCCTCGAATTTGAAGGCTCTGACAGTCTAGACAATCCGGGGGCTGTTTTTCAGTAA